A DNA window from Impatiens glandulifera chromosome 7, dImpGla2.1, whole genome shotgun sequence contains the following coding sequences:
- the LOC124945691 gene encoding xanthoxin dehydrogenase: MAAPAISTDSSLLSQRLVGKVALVTGGATGIGEAIVRLFNKHGAKVCFVDVQDELGHRLCQVLGSETSYIHCDVTVEDDVRRAVDFTVERFGTLDIMINNAGIGGPPCPDIREFDLSIFERVFDVNVKGVFLGMKHAARAMIPMKKGSIVSICSVASVIGGMGPHAYTASKHAVLGLTRNVAAEMGNHGIRVNCISPYAVTTSLAVAHLHEEERTEDVMAGFRSFVSKNANLQGVELTVDDVANAALFLASDESRYISGDNLMLDGGFTCTNHVLRVFR, from the exons ATGGCAGCTCCAGCTATTTCCACCGATTCTTCTCTTCTCTCCCAGAG GTTGGTCGGTAAGGTAGCTCTAGTGACGGGAGGTGCAACAGGCATCGGCGAAGCCATCGTTCGTTTGTTTAACAAACATGGTGCAAAAGTATGTTTCGTCGATGTTCAAGACGAACTCGGTCACCGTCTCTGCCAAGTCCTAGGTTCCGAAACCAGCTATATTCACTGCGATGTCACGGTTGAGGACGACGTCCGTCGCGCGGTGGACTTCACCGTCGAACGGTTCGGGACACTCGATATCATGATCAACAATGCCGGGATAGGAGGTCCACCTTGTCCTGACATTCGCGAGTTCGACCTCTCGATATTCGAGAGGGTGTTCGACGTGAACGTGAAGGGTGTTTTCCTCGGAATGAAGCATGCAGCCCGTGCAATGATCCCTATGAAGAAGGGATCGATCGTGTCGATCTGCAGCGTCGCGAGCGTGATTGGAGGGATGGGGCCTCACGCATACACCGCATCCAAACACGCGGTTCTCGGGCTTACTAGGAACGTCGCTGCGGAGATGGGAAACCACGGGATACGCGTGAATTGCATCTCGCCTTATGCTGTCACCACGAGCTTGGCGGTTGCGCACCTTCACGAGGAGGAGAGGACCGAGGATGTTATGGCGGGATTTAGGAGCTTTGTTAGTAAGAACGCTAATTTACAAGGCGTGGAATTAACTGTCGATGATGTGGCGAATGCGGCTTTGTTCTTGGCTAGCGATGAGTCGAGGTACATTAGCGGGGATAACTTGATGCTTGATGGCGGTTTCACATGTACAAATCACGTTCTTCGTGTTTTTCGTTGA
- the LOC124910498 gene encoding calmodulin binding protein PICBP-like, whose translation MVQRNKPTNLNLFQPSDHHHHLKTVKKMLINPSSPNYLEDSMNRGPSDLNNNKMKKSRSNFSKEVSESGKPPPNYMKSTSSFDAKKDSLKNLRKTTSFKSPRSSTKKNPSVLINRDTCSSTLKDSKFPAFLELNHGSTQLEGTSIFKVCHYTYCSLNGHHHHNPPLPPLNRFISTKRQILKTSCLSPPPESTGGDRPENVDDPDITTDNDPEQSECLERQILEIPSTDNESEQSEDLEMEMDDDVEEEAEVSDEINNLDEILEEFNVEKSIDEMSGNGQLEEEDEVQRIDLDHLDHMKIVKSDEMSGNGQLEEEDEVQTIDLDHLDHLKIVKSDRGLEEIDEEQKGFNPKQPNYLDVENGPETEKVDLKHQELDDKKNSEEWMLDYAIQQAVNKLGSARKKRVGLLVEAFEKVIPIHQFDRSMSSSPVGMNHSRPIIQACI comes from the coding sequence ATGGTTCAAAGAAACAAACCCACCAATCTCAACTTATTCCAACCatctgatcatcatcatcatcttaaaACTGTCAAGAAGATGCTAATAAACCCATCTTCTCCAAACTACCTTGAAGACTCCATGAACAGAGGACCTTCTGACCTCAACAACAACAAGATGAAGAAATCAAGATCAAATTTCTCAAAGGAAGTTTCAGAATCCGGAAAGCCGCCGCCCAACTACATGAAGTCCACAAGCAGTTTCGATGCTAAGAAAGATAGCTTGAAGAATTTAAGGAAAACTACTAGCTTTAAATCTCCAAGATCTTCAACGAAGAAAAACCCTTCTGTTTTAATTAACAGAGATACTTGTTCTTCGACTCTCAAAGATTCAAAGTTTCCAGCTTTTCTTGAATTAAACCATGGAAGCACTCAACTGGAAGGGACGTCTATCTTCAAGGTCTGTCATTATACATATTGTTCTTTAAATGgacatcatcatcataatcctCCTTTGCCTCCCCTTAACCGTTTCATATCGACAAAGCGACAAATCCTTAAGACCTCTTGTCTATCCCCTCCACCGGAATCCACCGGCGGTGACCGGCCGGAAAACGTTGATGATCCTGATATTACCACCGACAATGACCCAGAACAGTCTGAATGTCTAGAGAGACAGATACTTGAAATTCCTAGCACCGACAATGAATCAGAACAGTCTGAAGATCTTGAGATGgaaatggatgatgatgttgaggaaGAAGCGGAGGTTTCAGACGAAATTAACAATCTTGATGAAATCTTGGAAGAATTTAATGTTGAGAAATCTATTGATGAGATGAGTGGCAATGGGCAACTagaagaagaggatgaagtTCAAAGAATTGATCTTGATCATCTTGATCATATGAAGATAGTGAAATCTGATGAGATGAGTGGCAATGGGCAACTagaagaagaggatgaagtTCAAACAATTGATCTTGATCATCTTGATCATCTGAAGATAGTGAAATCTGATAGGGGATTGGAAGAAATTGATGAAGAACAAAAAGGGTTTAATCCTAAGCAGCCAAATTACTTAGATGTTGAGAATGGACCTGAAACAGAGAAGGTTGATCTGAAACATCAAGAATTGGATGACAAGAAGAATTCAGAAGAATGGATGCTTGATTATGCAATTCAGCAGGCTGTTAATAAACTCGGTTCTGCACGAAAGAAGAGGGTTGGTTTACTGGTGGAAGCTTTCGAGAAAGTGATACCGATACACCAATTTGATCGATCGATGTCGTCGTCACCGGTGGGAATGAATCATTCAAGGCCAATTATTCAAGCATGCATATGA
- the LOC124909670 gene encoding scarecrow-like protein 3 codes for MVLFPSPSPPGGDVTPFRWLRETMNSEERGLSLISLLVGCAGHISSGNFDNAMALLVQIDHLATLDGDRMQRIACYFNKAFADRILKSSWSGYGALNSTNRTSVFEDIQIRRLFFELCPFLRISYSITNEAIIEAMEGEKMVHIVDLNCFAPDQWVNLLHSLRARPEGPPMLRITGVHEQQEVLNLMGRRLKEEADRLTVPFRFNPIASKLELLDIESLHKSGEALAICSLLKLNSLLALEDTNSNSTCSPGSTASSSSSSSPLQTRMIAGFLNSLYGLSPKILVMMEQEWNGNNNVNLVERVEESMNFYGALFDSLEANFPRMSPEREKIEKMMFGEEIKNIVACEGAERRERHEKLERWMPRLELGGFWNVPFNYHGRLQAMRLLRSCGFDGFDIKDQKGCLVICWKHIPLYSISAWRLRYSGDTPAIYGSLS; via the coding sequence ATGGTGCTGTTTCCGTCACCTTCGCCACCGGGGGGCGATGTTACGCCGTTCCGGTGGCTGAGGGAGACGATGAACTCAGAAGAAAGAGGTCTGAGTTTAATCAGTCTTCTTGTGGGTTGTGCTGGTCACATTTCTTCTGGTAATTTCGATAATGCCATGGCTTTACTTGTACAAATAGACCATCTTGCTACTCTTGATGGAGATAGAATGCAGAGGATCGCTTGTTATTTCAATAAAGCTTTTGCGGATCGAATTCTTAAAAGTAGTTGGTCTGGATATGGAGCTTTGAATTCAACAAACAGAACCTCTGTTTTTGAAGATATCCAAATTCGAAGGTTGTTCTTCGAGTTATGTCCATTCTTAAGGATTTCATATTCGATCACTAACGAAGCCATAATAGAAGCTATGGAAGGAGAGAAAATGGTGCATATTGTAGATCTTAATTGTTTTGCTCCTGATCAATGGGTTAatcttcttcattctttaaGAGCTCGACCGGAAGGACCACCGATGTTGAGAATCACCGGCGTTCATGAACAACAAGAGGTTTTAAACTTAATGGGTCGTCGGCTTAAAGAAGAAGCAGATAGATTAACCGTTCCGTTTCGCTTCAATCCCATCGCTTCTAAACTCGAACTTCTCGATATAGAAAGCTTGCACAAGTCCGGAGAAGCCCTCGCGATTTGTTCCCTTCTTAAACTTAACTCTCTCCTTGCGTTGGAGGACACGAACTCGAACTCGACTTGCAGCCCGGGTTCGACAGCGTCCTCCTCGTCTTCTTCTTCGCCACTCCAGACGAGAATGATCGCGGGTTTTTTGAATTCTCTTTATGGGCTTTCTCCGAAAATCTTGGTAATGATGGAGCAAGAATGGAACGGAAACAACAATGTTAACTTAGTGGAAAGAGTGGAGGAATCGATGAACTTCTACGGAGCTTTGTTCGATTCGTTGGAGGCTAATTTTCCGAGGATGTCGCCGGAGAGGGAGAAGATTGAGAAGATGATGTTCGGAGAGGAAATCAAGAACATTGTGGCTTGTGAGGGTGCGGAGAGAAGGGAGAGGCATGAGAAGTTAGAGAGATGGATGCCGAGGTTAGAGTTGGGTGGATTTTGGAATGTTCCATTTAATTATCATGGAAGACTTCAAGCAATGAGATTGTTGCGTAGTTGTGGGTTTGATGGGTTTGATATTAAAGATCAAAAAGGTTGTTTGGTCATTTGTTGGAAACATATTCCTCTCTATTCCATTTCTGCTTGGAGATTAAGATATTCCGGTGATACTCCGGCGATTTACGGATCACTCTCTTAG
- the LOC124910764 gene encoding putative pentatricopeptide repeat-containing protein At1g69350, mitochondrial encodes MTQFMHMFKSCSSLRTLSQIHAHFFITGLHRDRLASTKLIESYATMGDLQTATLAFQRFPDPDSFMYGILIKCYVWNGLFTEAIETYNRMLNNNIYINTFIFPSVLRACAGISDLIMGQRIHGKIIKRVFESNSVVETSLLSMYGEIGCLSAARKVFDEMSTRDVVSWTSLISSYVQNDKPEEGLSIFRSMIHQCTEAIESVTMLAVAEACCQLGFLRSAKSVHGYVTRKEIHGHTQLDTSLMNMYGKCGDLQSAETFFNKSVHRKNTSSWTVKITCFYNNGCYEEALNAFVEMQEAHILANEVTMLIVLCSCARLGFLMKGKSAHCFLIRNHIDTGYDLLGQALVDLYSNCGKVSYCLCFFDSSKEKNMVIWNLMIWAYTQEFRQIEAFKLFGTMQSEGLSPDPFTFSSVLTAVGDICWVEFGYQIHTLIIKIGISFSNEYVVNSLIDMYSHCGLVPSAYKVFDESPLNNVTTWNTMISGFSRNGNSKEAVNLFERMLKNHVEIDEVSLLTAIQACSSLGSSKKGKWVHHKLIVYGLSTDIYMDTTLIDMYAKCGELQVAQAIFERMNERTVATWTAIISAYGAHGEINSAIFLFDEMIKSGIKPNEKTFMSILSACSHSGYVEEGKRYFNSMVEDFAIEPTINHFSCMVDLLSRAGDIDGAYRIIRTMPHAPVASVWGALLNGCRIHGRMEEMESFMRRLGEVETDDSGYYTLLSNIYAQREDWEKCRMVRLVMKESGLSKVHGYSLVEN; translated from the coding sequence ATGACACAATTCATGCACATGTTCAAGTCATGTTCAAGCTTAAGAACACTATCTCAGATCCATGCTCACTTCTTCATCACCGGTCTTCATCGAGACAGACTAGCCTCAACTAAACTCATCGAATCGTACGCCACTATGGGCGATCTTCAAACCGCAACGCTTGCATTTCAACGTTTTCCCGACCCTGATTCCTTCATGTACGGTATCCTAATCAAATGTTACGTATGGAATGGTTTATTTACAGAAGCTATTGAAACTTACAATCGCATgttaaacaacaatatttacatCAATACTTTCATCTTTCCCTCTGTTCTTCGAGCTTGTGCTGGAATTTCTGATCTTATCATGGGCCAGAGAATCCACGGGAAGATAATAAAGCGCGTATTTGAATCCAATTCCGTGGTTGAAACCTCATTACTCAGCATGTACGGCGAaatcggttgcttgagtgctgcTCGCAAGGTGTTTGATGAAATGTCAACTAGAGATGTTGTTTCATGGACTTCTCTCATTTCAAGTTATGTGCAGAACGACAAACCGGAGGAAGGGTTGAGTATATTCCGTTCAATGATCCATCAATGTACAGAAGCTATCGAGTCTGTAACAATGCTCGCCGTGGCAGAGGCCTGTTGCCAGTTAGGGTTCTTGAGGTCTGCAAAGTCTGTACATGGCTATGTAACGAGAAAGGAGATTCACGGCCATACTCAACTGGATACTTCTCTAATGAACATGTATGGTAAATGCGGCGACTTACAAAGTGCAGAGACGTTTTTCAACAAATCTGTTCATCGAAAAAACACTTCTTCATGGACGGTGAAGATAACTTGCTTCTATAACAATGGCTGTTATGAGGAAGCATTAAATGCTTTCGTTGAGATGCAAGAAGCTCACATCTTGGCTAATGAAGTAACCATGTTGATTGTTCTCTGTTCTTGTGCTAGGTTAGGTTTTCTCATGAAGGGGAAATCAGCTCATTGTTTTCTTATTAGGAATCATATAGACACTGGCTATGATCTTTTGGGGCAAGCTCTTGTCGATTTATACTCCAATTGTGGAAAGGTAAGTTATTGTCTTTGTTTTTTCGACTCATCTAAAGAGAAAAACATGGTGATATGGAATTTGATGATATGGGCATACACTCAAGAATTTCGTCAAATCGAAGCCTTCAAGCTGTTTGGGACAATGCAAAGCGAAGGGCTATCGCCCGATCCATTTACGTTTTCGAGTGTGCTTACAGCAGTTGGAGACATCTGTTGGGTGGAATTCGGGTATCAAATCCACACTCTTATCATCAAAATTGGTATTTCGTTTTCAAATGAGTACGTCGTGAATTCTCTTATCGACATGTACTCTCATTGCGGTTTAGTGCCTTCTGCGTACAAAGTTTTCGACGAGAGCCCGTTAAACAACGTAACCACTTGGAACACGATGATCTCGGGCTTCTCTCGAAATGGTAATTCAAAGGAAGCTGTCAATCTCTTCGAAAGAATGTTAAAAAACCACGTAGAGATCGATGAAGTGAGTCTTTTAACTGCGATTCAAGCATGCTCGAGTTTGGGATCATCCAAGAAAGGGAAATGGGTTCATCACAAACTCATAGTTTATGGCTTATCAACGGACATATACATGGATACGACATTGATCGACATGTACGCTAAATGCGGCGAGCTTCAAGTGGCTCAAGCAATCTTCGAAAGGATGAATGAACGAACAGTAGCAACATGGACCGCGATCATATCCGCATACGGAGCCCACGGAGAGATCAATTCGGCCATATTTCTCTTCGACGAAATGATAAAATCGGGAATAAAACCAAATGAGAAAACCTTCATGAGTATTCTATCGGCGTGTAGTCATTCCGGTTACGTTGAAGAAGGAAAACGATATTTTAACTCGATGGTTGAGGATTTCGCGATCGAACCAACGATAAACCATTTTTCGTGTATGGTGGATCTTCTGAGTCGAGCTGGGGATATCGACGGGGCGTACAGGATCATCAGAACGATGCCTCACGCCCCGGTCGCTAGCGTTTGGGGAGCGTTGCTCAACGGTTGTCGAATTCACGGGAGGATGGAGGAAATGGAGAGCTTTATGAGAAGGCTTGGTGAAGTCGAAACCGATGATTCCGGGTATTATACTTTACTTTCTAATATTTATGCTCAAAGAGAGGATTGGGAAAAATGTAGAATGGTTAGATTGGTGATGAAAGAAAGTGGCCTTAGTAAGGTACATGGATATAGCTTAGTTGAGAATTGA